From the genome of Sander lucioperca isolate FBNREF2018 chromosome 1, SLUC_FBN_1.2, whole genome shotgun sequence, one region includes:
- the snx25 gene encoding sorting nexin-25 isoform X2 → MMALQYHVNYIQILYTHFLLLQAASARPEECARPFPLHPCLVSPDSELAFLRCVARILLLCLLPQKDAKSHTLRCCLTEVITTKVLKPLVEVLSDPDSINRMLLSQLEQREQQAEQQKKAYTYAASYEDFVKLISTSADVNFLKQLRYQIVVEIIHATTISSLPQLKKQKERKGKESAAMKADLLRARDMKRYINQLTVAKKQCEKRIRLLGGPNYESTEEGGADDSDEPQSQKILQFDDIMCNPGYREHFRVYMERVDKRALISFWELVETLKTANKNEVPQIVGEIYQKFFVESRDIPVEKFLLKEIQQSLVGNRGTQVFVRLQEQVAEQMRERYYPSFLVSDHYDRLIRRDEQHSQSQCSTEEKEEGCQGLDAGEEVGDEGSKGINEQASYAATKLLQLYDKLEYKRQALGSIQNAPKPDKKIVSKLKEEIGAMEKEHSELQQHITRTDWWCENLGHWRATITTAEATEEGGETVACYSVCVSLVEGEETANSRWSVQRKLTEFQILHRKLTECFPSLKKLQLPSLSKLPFKSIDQKFLDKSRTQLNAFLQRLLTDERLCQSEALYAFLSPSPEHLKVMSIQKKSSFSLASFLEKLPGDFFSHTEEEADDDSDLSDYGDEADGRRDALAEPCFMLIGEIFELRGMFKWVRKTLIALVQVTFGRTINKQIRDTVNWIFSEQMSVCYISVFRDTFWPCGKLAPHVKVRTDIERSETKERAQQKLLENIPDALANLVGQQNVRYGIIKIFNALQEANANKHLLYVLMEMLLKEVCPELSAEVDNM, encoded by the exons ATGATGGCACTTCAGTACCATGTAAATTACATTCAAATTCTCTACACTCACTTCCTTCTCCTCCAGGCAGCATCTGCCAG ACCAGAGGAGTGTGCTCGACCGTTTCCTCTCCATCCCTGTTTGGTCAGTCCTGACTCTGAGCTGGCCTTCCTCCGCTGTGTAGCCAGAATACTGCTGCTATGTCTGCTGCCACAAAAGGATGCCAAGTCCCATACACTACGCTGCTGCCTCACAGAAGTCATCACTACtaaag TGTTGAAGCCTTTGGTAGAAGTGCTCAGCGATCCAGACTCCATAAACAGGATGCTGTTGTCTCAGCTGGAGCAGAGGGAGCAGCAGGCTGAGCAGCAGAAGAAAGCCTACACCTACGCTGCCTCCTATGAAGACTTCGTCAAACTAATATCAACTTCAGCTGATGTCAATTTCCTCAAACAACTCAG GTATCAGATAGTGGTAGAGATTATTCATGCCACCACCATCAGCAGCCTCCCTCAGCTCAAGAAGCAGAAAG AACGAAAAGGTAAAGAGTCAGCAGCCATGAAGGCCGACCTGCTGAGGGCCAGAGATATGAAACGATATATCAATCAGCTGACGGTTGCTAAGAAACAATGTGAGAAACGGATCCGCCTACTCGGTGGACCAAACTACGAGAGCACTGAGGAAGGAGGGGCTGATGACAGCGATGAGCCTCAAAGTCAGAAG ATTCTCCAGTTTGATGACATCATGTGTAATCCAGGTTACAGGGAGCACTTCAGAGTTTACATGGAGAGAGTTGATAAGAGAGCTCTGATTAGCTTCTGGGAACTGGTGGAAACACTGAAAACTGCCAACAAG aatgAAGTGCCCCAAATTGTAGGGGAAATCTACCAGAAGTTCTTTGTGGAGAGCAGGGATATTCCCGTGGAGAAGTTTCTCCTCAAGGAGATCCAACAGAGTCTGGTGGGGAACAGAGGAACTCAAGTATTTGTTAGACTACAAGAACAG GTGGCTGAGCAGATGAGAGAGCGTTACTACCCCTCCTTCCTGGTTTCTGACCACTACGATAGGCTGATCAGACGAGACGAGCAGCATAGCCAATCACAGTGTAGCACTGAGGAAAAGGAGGAAGGG TGCCAGGGTCTAGATGCAGGAGAGGAGGTGGGTGACGAAGGCAGTAAAGGAATCAATGAGCAGGCCAGCTACGCTGCTACGAAACTCCTTCAACTCTACGACAAACTGGAGTACAAGCGACAGGCCCTGGGCTCTATCCAGAATGCACCCAAACCAGataaaaag ATTGTAAGTAAACTAAAGGAAGAGATCGGAGCCATGGAGAAAGAACACAGTGAACTCCAGCAACATATCACCAGGACTGACTGGTGGTGTGAAAACCTGGGGCACTGGAGGGCTACTATCACTACTGCTGAG GCTACAGAAGAGGGTGGTGAGACCGTAGcttgttacagtgtgtgtgttagcctgGTAGAAGGAGAGGAGACGGCCAACAGTCGCTGGAGCGTCCAGAGGAAACTCACTGAATTCCAGATATTGCATCGCAAACTCACTGAG TGTTTTCCATCATTGAAGAAACTCCAGTTACCATCACTCAGTAAACTTCCTTTCAAATCCATCGACCAGAAATTCTTAGACAAGAGCAGAACTCAGCTCAATGCCTTCCTCCAG cGTCTGCTGACAGATGAGCGTTTGTGCCAGTCAGAGGCTCTCTACGCATTCCTCAGCCCGTCCCCAGAGCACCTCAAG GTGATGTCAATCCAGAAGAAATCGTCTTTCTCTCTGGCCTCCTTCCTGGAAAAGCTACCCGGAGACTTCTTCTCCCATACTGAG GAGGAGGCTGATGATGACAGTGACTTGTCGGACTATGGCGATGAAGCAGACGGGCGGAGAGACGCCCTGGCTGAACCCTGCTTCATGCTCATAGGAGAGATCTTTGAACTCAGAGGAA tGTTTAAATGGGTGAGGAAGACTCTAATTGCACTAGTCCAGGTGACATTTGGACGAACTATCAACAA ACAGATCCGGGACACGGTAAACTGGATCTTCTCTGAACAGATGTCGGTGTGTTACATCAGTGTGTTCAGGGACACCTTCTGGCCCTGCGGGAAGTTGGCGCCACACGTCAAGGTCCGAACTGACATTGAACGCAGTGAAACTAAGGAACGGGCTCAACAGAAACTACTTGAAAATATCCCAG ATGCACTAGCAAATTTAGTTGGCCAGCAGAATGTCCGCTACGGAATCATCAAGATCTTCAATGCCCTGCAGGAGGCTAATGCCAACAAACATCTTCTCTAT GTCTTGATGGAAATGTTACTCAAGGAAGTGTGCCCTGAACTCAGCGCGGAGGTGGACaacatgtga
- the snx25 gene encoding sorting nexin-25 isoform X1, which yields MPTPSTTNTPLAGGSSSAGGGEEEGPMSVTSTSSIGSSFRFVPAFCLGVVAAVVFQLAWGGLTLTSFFLKLFIYVSFALLCFLAGSFVLLVRKSPLKVSCFDRNRRQSAARLEFFNKLMARFVVPVQESSQSRRVVVSHNVDKALKEVFDYAYRDYILSWYIPLSHDEGQLYSMLSEDWWQMIGQLRSRLADIDLVNVVCYDTIRILHTHFTDLKAASARPEECARPFPLHPCLVSPDSELAFLRCVARILLLCLLPQKDAKSHTLRCCLTEVITTKVLKPLVEVLSDPDSINRMLLSQLEQREQQAEQQKKAYTYAASYEDFVKLISTSADVNFLKQLRYQIVVEIIHATTISSLPQLKKQKERKGKESAAMKADLLRARDMKRYINQLTVAKKQCEKRIRLLGGPNYESTEEGGADDSDEPQSQKILQFDDIMCNPGYREHFRVYMERVDKRALISFWELVETLKTANKNEVPQIVGEIYQKFFVESRDIPVEKFLLKEIQQSLVGNRGTQVFVRLQEQVAEQMRERYYPSFLVSDHYDRLIRRDEQHSQSQCSTEEKEEGCQGLDAGEEVGDEGSKGINEQASYAATKLLQLYDKLEYKRQALGSIQNAPKPDKKIVSKLKEEIGAMEKEHSELQQHITRTDWWCENLGHWRATITTAEATEEGGETVACYSVCVSLVEGEETANSRWSVQRKLTEFQILHRKLTECFPSLKKLQLPSLSKLPFKSIDQKFLDKSRTQLNAFLQRLLTDERLCQSEALYAFLSPSPEHLKVMSIQKKSSFSLASFLEKLPGDFFSHTEEEADDDSDLSDYGDEADGRRDALAEPCFMLIGEIFELRGMFKWVRKTLIALVQVTFGRTINKQIRDTVNWIFSEQMSVCYISVFRDTFWPCGKLAPHVKVRTDIERSETKERAQQKLLENIPDALANLVGQQNVRYGIIKIFNALQEANANKHLLYVLMEMLLKEVCPELSAEVDNM from the exons ATGCCCACCCCCTCAACTACCAATACACCACTGGCCGGAGGAAGTAGCAGTGccggaggaggagaagaagaggggcCCATGTCTGTCACCTCCACCTCTTCTATCGGCTCCTCTTTCCGGTTCGTCCCGGCTTTCTGCCTGGGCGTGGTGGCAGCAGTAGTATTTCAGCTGGCCTGGGGAGGCCTGACTCTCACCTCTTTCTTCTTGAAGTTGTTCATTTATGTGTCATTCGCCCTACTTTGTTTCCTGGCTGGGAGTTTTGTTCTGCTGGTCAGGAAGAGTCCTCTCAAAGTCAGCTGCTTTGACAGAAACAGAAGGCAGTCAGCTGCACGGCTGGAATTCTTCAACAAGCTTATG gcCCGTTTTGTGGTGCCAGTTCAGGAGTCAAGCCAGAGCAGGAGGGTGGTGGTGTCACACAATGTGGACAAAGCTTTGAAGGAAG tGTTTGACTATGCCTACAGAGACTACATCCTGTCCTGGTACATCCCTCTGAGTCATGATGAGGGCCAGTTGTACTCCATGCTGTCGGAGGACTGGTGGCAGATGATTGGCCAATTGCGATCCAGGCTCGCTGACATTGACCTTGTCAACGTGGTGTGTTATGACACCATCCGaatcctacacacacacttcacggACCTCAAGGCTGCATCtgcaag ACCAGAGGAGTGTGCTCGACCGTTTCCTCTCCATCCCTGTTTGGTCAGTCCTGACTCTGAGCTGGCCTTCCTCCGCTGTGTAGCCAGAATACTGCTGCTATGTCTGCTGCCACAAAAGGATGCCAAGTCCCATACACTACGCTGCTGCCTCACAGAAGTCATCACTACtaaag TGTTGAAGCCTTTGGTAGAAGTGCTCAGCGATCCAGACTCCATAAACAGGATGCTGTTGTCTCAGCTGGAGCAGAGGGAGCAGCAGGCTGAGCAGCAGAAGAAAGCCTACACCTACGCTGCCTCCTATGAAGACTTCGTCAAACTAATATCAACTTCAGCTGATGTCAATTTCCTCAAACAACTCAG GTATCAGATAGTGGTAGAGATTATTCATGCCACCACCATCAGCAGCCTCCCTCAGCTCAAGAAGCAGAAAG AACGAAAAGGTAAAGAGTCAGCAGCCATGAAGGCCGACCTGCTGAGGGCCAGAGATATGAAACGATATATCAATCAGCTGACGGTTGCTAAGAAACAATGTGAGAAACGGATCCGCCTACTCGGTGGACCAAACTACGAGAGCACTGAGGAAGGAGGGGCTGATGACAGCGATGAGCCTCAAAGTCAGAAG ATTCTCCAGTTTGATGACATCATGTGTAATCCAGGTTACAGGGAGCACTTCAGAGTTTACATGGAGAGAGTTGATAAGAGAGCTCTGATTAGCTTCTGGGAACTGGTGGAAACACTGAAAACTGCCAACAAG aatgAAGTGCCCCAAATTGTAGGGGAAATCTACCAGAAGTTCTTTGTGGAGAGCAGGGATATTCCCGTGGAGAAGTTTCTCCTCAAGGAGATCCAACAGAGTCTGGTGGGGAACAGAGGAACTCAAGTATTTGTTAGACTACAAGAACAG GTGGCTGAGCAGATGAGAGAGCGTTACTACCCCTCCTTCCTGGTTTCTGACCACTACGATAGGCTGATCAGACGAGACGAGCAGCATAGCCAATCACAGTGTAGCACTGAGGAAAAGGAGGAAGGG TGCCAGGGTCTAGATGCAGGAGAGGAGGTGGGTGACGAAGGCAGTAAAGGAATCAATGAGCAGGCCAGCTACGCTGCTACGAAACTCCTTCAACTCTACGACAAACTGGAGTACAAGCGACAGGCCCTGGGCTCTATCCAGAATGCACCCAAACCAGataaaaag ATTGTAAGTAAACTAAAGGAAGAGATCGGAGCCATGGAGAAAGAACACAGTGAACTCCAGCAACATATCACCAGGACTGACTGGTGGTGTGAAAACCTGGGGCACTGGAGGGCTACTATCACTACTGCTGAG GCTACAGAAGAGGGTGGTGAGACCGTAGcttgttacagtgtgtgtgttagcctgGTAGAAGGAGAGGAGACGGCCAACAGTCGCTGGAGCGTCCAGAGGAAACTCACTGAATTCCAGATATTGCATCGCAAACTCACTGAG TGTTTTCCATCATTGAAGAAACTCCAGTTACCATCACTCAGTAAACTTCCTTTCAAATCCATCGACCAGAAATTCTTAGACAAGAGCAGAACTCAGCTCAATGCCTTCCTCCAG cGTCTGCTGACAGATGAGCGTTTGTGCCAGTCAGAGGCTCTCTACGCATTCCTCAGCCCGTCCCCAGAGCACCTCAAG GTGATGTCAATCCAGAAGAAATCGTCTTTCTCTCTGGCCTCCTTCCTGGAAAAGCTACCCGGAGACTTCTTCTCCCATACTGAG GAGGAGGCTGATGATGACAGTGACTTGTCGGACTATGGCGATGAAGCAGACGGGCGGAGAGACGCCCTGGCTGAACCCTGCTTCATGCTCATAGGAGAGATCTTTGAACTCAGAGGAA tGTTTAAATGGGTGAGGAAGACTCTAATTGCACTAGTCCAGGTGACATTTGGACGAACTATCAACAA ACAGATCCGGGACACGGTAAACTGGATCTTCTCTGAACAGATGTCGGTGTGTTACATCAGTGTGTTCAGGGACACCTTCTGGCCCTGCGGGAAGTTGGCGCCACACGTCAAGGTCCGAACTGACATTGAACGCAGTGAAACTAAGGAACGGGCTCAACAGAAACTACTTGAAAATATCCCAG ATGCACTAGCAAATTTAGTTGGCCAGCAGAATGTCCGCTACGGAATCATCAAGATCTTCAATGCCCTGCAGGAGGCTAATGCCAACAAACATCTTCTCTAT GTCTTGATGGAAATGTTACTCAAGGAAGTGTGCCCTGAACTCAGCGCGGAGGTGGACaacatgtga